A window of the Loxodonta africana isolate mLoxAfr1 chromosome 3, mLoxAfr1.hap2, whole genome shotgun sequence genome harbors these coding sequences:
- the LOC135230521 gene encoding olfactory receptor 7G2-like — protein MEPRNQTGVSEFLLLALTEDPKVQPLLFSLFLSIYLVTVLGNLLIILAVSSDPHLHTPMYFFLSNLSFTDICFSTTTIPKMLVNLQAQNQSITYAGCLTQACFVLIFGSLESFLLSVMAYDRYVAICHPLRYTAIINPRLCGLLILVSLLVSIVDALLHSLMLLQLSFCTDLEIPYFFCEVVQVIRVACSETLINNIILCFTASILGALPFSGIIFSYTQIVSSILRIPSAGGKYKAFSTCGSHLSVVSLFYGTTLGAYMSTTFTHSSRKTAVASVLYAVVTPMMNPFIYSLRNRDMKGAFRSIIRCTPAFQ, from the coding sequence ATGGAACCTAGAAACCAAACAGGAGTTTCAGAATTCCTTCTCCTGGCACTGACAGAGGATCCCAAAGTGCAGCCTCTCCTTTTTAGCCTGTTTTTGTCCATATATCTGGTCACTGTCCTAGGAAACCTGCTCATCATCCTGGCCGTCAGCTCTGAcccccacctccacacccccatgtacttctttctttccaatctctcATTTACTGACATCTGTTTCAGCACCACCACGATtccaaagatgctggtgaacctcCAAGCACAGAATCAGAGCATCACTTACGCAGGATGCCTCACCCAGGCCTGCTTTGTCCTGATTTTTGGTAGTTTGGAAAGTTTTCTCCTTTCggtaatggcctatgaccgctatgtggccatttgtcacCCACTGAGATACACAGCTATCATAAATCCCCGCCTCTGTGGCCTGCTGATTCTAGTCTCCTTGCTCGTTAGCATTGTGGATGCCCTTCTCCACAGTCTGATGTTGTTGCAACTGTCCTTCTGCACAGACCTGGAAATTCCTTACTTCTTCTGTGAAGTTGTTCAGGTGATCAGAGTTGCCTGTTCTGAAACCCTCATCAATAACATCATCTTATGTTTTACGGCTAGCATACTGGGTGCTCTTCCTTtctctggaatcattttctcTTATACTCAAATTGTCTCTTCCATTTTGAGAATACCTTCAGCAGGTGGAAAGTATAAAGCTTTTTCTACCTGTGGTTCTCACCTTTCAGTTGTTTCCTTATTCTATGGGACAACTTTAGGTGCGTATATGAGTACAACATTTACACACTCTTCCAGGAAGACTGCAGTAGCTTCAGTGCTGTATGCTGTAGTTACTCCCATGATGAATCCCTTCATCTACAGTCTGAGAAACAGAGACATGAAGGGAGCCTTTAGGAGCATTATCAGATGCACACCTGCTTTTCAGTGA